CTTtttgtttaggtttttttttgtcagaacTTGATTTTCCCCCAAACAAATTTTGGAGTGTCGTCTTTTTCGAGACAGGTTTTCCTGCAAGTATATTTTGTTTCAGTGCGTTTCCTTTAACAATCTTTTTTACAtccttcataatttttttatgtaaaggTGTGTTCTTTTTTATAGACTTAAGTATTTCTgtagttgtttttttcttcagttcTTTCCCTTTTACAATCTTTGTCACGTCCTTAAGTATTGCTTTCATAAGTTGTTTTTTCTCACTAGGCTTTGTCTTTTGAAACACCTTCTCCTTCTTGACTTCTGCTTTTACGAGTTTCTTCACCAATTTTTCCGCTGCTATTTGTTTAGGTTTTTTCTTGTCAGAACTTGATTTCCCCCCAAACAAATTTTGCAGTGTCGTCTTTTTCGAGACAGGTTTTCCTGCAAGTATATTTTGTTTCAGTGAGTTTCCTTTAACAATCTTTTTTACAtccttcataatttttttatgtaaaggTGTGTTCTTTTTTATAGACTTAAGTATTTCTgtagttgtttttttcttcagttcTTTCCCTTTAACAATCTTTGTCACGTCCTTAAGTATTGCTTTCATAAGTTGTTTTTTCTCACTAGGCTTTGTCTTTTGAAACACCTTCTCCTTCTTGACTTCTGCTTTTACGAGTTTCTTCACCAATTTTTCCGCTGCTTTCTGTTTAGGTTTTTTCTTGTCAGAATTTGATTCCTCTCCAAACAAATTTTTAAGTGTCTTCTTTTTCGAGACAGGTTTTCCTGcagatttattttgtttcagtGCGTTTCCTTTAACAATCTTTTTTACATCCTTCATAATTTCCTTTTGTAAAGGTGTCTTATTTTTTATAGACTTAAGtatttctgttgttgtttttttcttcagtgCTTTCCCTTTAACAATCTTTTTCACGTCCTTAATTATTGCTTTCAAAAGTTGTTTTTTCGCACTAGGCTTTATCTTTTTTCCAAGCACATTCTCCTTCTTGACTTCTGCTATTACGAGTTTCTTCAACAATTTTTCCGCTGCTTTCTGTTTAGGTTTTTTCTTGTCAGAATTTGATTTCCCCCCAAACATATTTAGAAGTGTCTTCTTTTTCGAGACAGGTTTTCCTGCAATTTTGATTTGTTTCAGTTCGTTtcctttaacaattttttttacatccttcataatttccttttgtaaaggtgtcttattttttatagacttaagtatttctgttgttgtttttttctccaGTGCTTTCCCTTTAACAATCTTTTTCACGTCCTTAATTATTGCTTTCAAAAGTTGTTTTTTCGCACTAGGCTTTATCTTTTTTCCAAGCACATTCTCCTTCTTGACTTCTGCTATTACGAGTTTCTTCAACAATTTTTCCGCTGCTTTCTGTTTAGGTTTTTTCTTGTCAGAATTTGCTTTTCCtccaaacatatttttaagtaTTGCCTTATTAACACCTTTAGTTGTCTTTGTCTTTGATTTTGATTCCAATATTTCTCCTATTATAGCATCTTTTCTCAATGCTTTACCTTTAACAATTTTCGTTACAATTTTAACCACTCCTTTCTTCGtaggtttctttttttctttgatgcTTGTCTTCGTAATATTACCTTGTTTTCCTTTAATGTCAGATATTACTTTTGTGCCATTTACTGGTTTTGCGTCAATTTTCTTTTGCTCACTTTTCaatgttttaatcattttcaTCATCTTATTCAATGCACTCTTTTCCTGaatgttggtctttttctttatttgttcaGTAGCTTGTTTTCTCTTTAGTTCTGCTTTGAGTGTCTTTTCGTtagctttttttattttcttcgcCGCAGCTTTGAGTTTCTTTTCGGTAGCCTTCTCCAATTTCTTCACCGCAACTTTAAGTTTCTTCATTTTATCCTTTTCCAACTTCTTAAGCTTTGTTTTaagtttctttgtttttttcttttccatCTTCTCAATCTTAGCTTTGAGTTTCATTGTTTTTGCCTGTCCCAATTCCTTAATCTTATCTTTGAGTAACTTTGTTTCAGCCTGTTTCATCTTCTTAAGTTCAGTCttgagtttttttgttttaaccTGTTTCATCTTCTCAAGTTTGGTCTCGATTTTTTTGCTTTTAACTTCTTGTATTCGATCTAGTTTAGCTTTGAGTTCCTTTGTTTTAACTTCTTGTTTCAATTTACTTAGCTCTTCTTTGAGAATTTCTGATTTTGGATGTTTAATTTTCCCAATTTCTGTTGACAGATTCATTGCTTTATCGAGTTTTGAGGTCGTTGGTTTAATGATGTCCGATGTCTTTCCTTTAATTATTGCCTGGATGTCTGATTTTAGATCCTTTGCTTTCGAATTAAGTTGCACTGATTTAATTGGTTGAGTCGTCAATGACTTTATCTTTTCTCCTGTAATAGCTTTACTAATAACGATAGGGGATTTTTTCATTTCCTTCACcattttcttgattttctttgtttcaaccttttttattttatctagattagctttgattttctttgtttcaaCTTTCTTGATCTCATTAATCTTTTCTTTGACTTTCTTTGTTTCAACTTTCTTTAATTCCTTTAGTTTAGCCTTGAGTTCAATTTTTTTGACTGCTTGCACTTTCTTAGGTTTtgtactgatttttttaattccaacCTGTTTTACCTTCTTTAGTTTTTCCTTGACTTTTTCCATTTTAtcctgttttatatttttaatcttAGCAGTAAGGTTCTTTGTTTCAACCTGCTTTTCTTTCTTGAGCTCAGTTTTGAGATTCTTTTTAGcctgttttattttcttaatgagTTTGACTTTCTTAACTCCCGTAACGGTGGGGGTGCTAATAACAATTGGTTTACTTTCCATTTTCTTCAGTTTCTTCTCGATTTTCTTTGTTCCAACCTCTTTTATCTTCTCTAGCTTAgctttgattttctttgtttcaGCTTTCTTGATCTTTACAATCTTATCTTTGACTTTTTTTGTTTCTGCTTTTTTCAATTTCTTAACCTTAGCCttgagttctttttttttaactgccTGTACTTTCTTGGgttctgattttatttttattttcgcAACCTGTACTACCTTCTTAAGTTTTTCCTTGACGTCTTTCATTTTTTCCTGTTTTATGTGTTTAATCTTAGCAGTTAATTTCTTTGTTTCAACCTGTTTTGTTTTCTTGAGCTTAGTGTCGAGTTTCTTTGCAGCCTTCTTTACTTCCTTAAGCTCTACCttgatttcactttttttggCCTGTTTTATTTCATTAAGTTTAGccccaattttctttttttccgccttttttatttctttaagttTAGTATTGAGTTTCTTAATTTTagtttgttgtttgtcttttggctTCGTCTTGATAATGCTTGTTTCCTTCTGTTTTATGTTATTAAGCTTTGCATTGAGAGCCTTTGTTTTGACTTGTTTAATTTGCTTCAGTTTGTTATCAAGTTTCTTTGTTTCTTCCTGTTTCATTTCCTGTAGCTTAGCTTTGATAATCTTTGCTTGAGTCTTTTCTATCTTCTTAGGTAAAGCTTCGATTTTCTCTATTTTAGCCTGTTTTATTTTCTCTACCTTTGCAACGATTTCATTTTTCTTCGCCTGCTTGATTTGTTTGACTTCtgcatttattttctttttcccAACCTCTTTCATTTTTTCCAACTTAGtgttaagtttatttattttagcCTGTTGCTTTTTCTTAGGTTTAGTTTTGATAACTGATATTTTAGCCTCTTTTATCTTCTCAAGTTTTGCCTTAAGATTATCTGTTTTAGCCTGTTTTATGCTTTCAAGCTTGGTATCGAGTTTCTTTATTTCAGCTTTTTTCACTTTCTTCAGCTCAGTTTTGATATTCTTTGCTTCAATCTTTTGGACCTTCTGACTATCAGCTTTGAGTTCCTTTGttttaagttgttttattttctcGAGCTTAACATTCAGTTTCTTTGTTTcatcatgttttattttctgaagCTTGTCGGTTAGTTTTACTTTTTCcacttttttcattttatcaagCAGATTATTTAGTTTCTTAGTTTCAACCTTCTGTATCTTCTTCGGCTCATCTTTTATTTTCTTAGATTGAGTTTCTTTTATTTTCCCAAGCTTCGAATCAAGTTTACTGGTTTCAGCTACTTTCACTTTCTGAAGCTTTTTAAGAAGTTTTTTGGTTTcgatctttttaactttttttaacttAGCAATAACATTCTTTATTGCtggttgttttaattttatactgATTGGTTTAACTTTGAGTTTCGTAGCTGCAGTTTTAAGGTTTATCTTTATATTCACTTTCTTTTTCTTTGGATCATTTTTAAGTCCTTTTTTTGTAACCTtagttttattcttatttttgccAGACTTATTACTAAGTACGTTTGTTATAGTCTTAGTTTTAATCTTCTCTTTCCCATTCTTATATTTAGTGTCTTCCTTTATCTTCTTTGTATTAGTTACTTTACCGTTCTTTTTTGACTTAGATTTAGTCACCTTCTTTTTGCCTGAATTCTTTTTACTTCCTTTCTTGGTCTTCTTTGACTTAGCTTTAGTCACTTTCTTTGTGCCTGACTTAGATTTTCCTTTGGTGGGTTTGGTTATAATTTTCTTCGAATTCTTCActtctttcttttttatcttgGTTGAAGTTGCTTTTGACTTCGGATTCTTTGATTTTTCTACCTTAGTTAAGGTTTTCTTTTGAGAAACAGTGGTTGATTTGGGTTTCGGGGTTATTTTCTTTTGTAGCTTTTTAATCTCATTTTGGAGAGATGTCAGTGTTTTATTTTTCTTGCCTTTGACTGTCGGACCATTCTTAGTTATTACCACCTTACTCTTCTTCCCAGTAGAACGTGCTTTTGTTGGGTTTCCTTTCGTGGTTACAGGTGGTCCTTTTTTAAACTCTATAGGTTCGATCGCTTTTATCTCAGATTTTCCATCCGCCTTAGAGTTGAGAAGCTGTAAAACTTGCGATTTGATATTTTCAGGTGTACCAGTCGCTGGCTTCTTTGGACCTGCCGAAGATTTACCAGTCGTTGGCTTCTTTGGACCTGCCGAAGATATACCATTGGCTGTGCGTGCATGTCGTAGAAGATTTTCCTGTAGTCCGTATCCTGGCCATCTGAAAGAGGGAACATATGATTGATAAACTGGTATGATGAAGGCCCTAGATAAAAATTAGATGTTTTTAGGTTACCATGTCCAAAAAGAGGTTATTCTATGCAAAATGAAGGAGTTCACAAAAGGATTGCTATGAGTCGGTTGAATTATAATTATGTATGGACTGAACTTGTGATTCAGATGAATTTATACTTGATTCTAAAATAGCATCCTTATTTTTACAAAGCCGTGTTCAAATTAGCACacaatatgtttgacacatgcgcacacGTTTGCTGTTTTTATTCAGTGTCGTCATTGctattctaataaaatatatacattttagcagctaacatataatatatttttattataaaaatgtttgtcaaacaacatatatttaccctgcttttagtttttaaacttatcaaataagAAAAAGTAATGTACAGACTCCACTAAGAGGAAACGAGAACAGCCGAACATTTTTAGGTATTTTCGTACGCttctacggggcgccgaatgggactcttgtgattttgtactcgaaattcaattttgtactgacaaaagtgagttttgttcaacaaaaatgagttcagtttaacaaaatttgtagcatactacaaatttaaaattttgtcatacaaaattatctttcagtggacaaaagttacttttgtcatgacaaaattcatttttgtaacacagactttacttttgttacctaatttgaaactttggcgacaaaagtcaattttgtatgcaaatttgtttagtttggattctgtgaactaatttgcatacaaaattgacatttgtgagacaaaattgacttttgtgagacaaaattgacttttgtgagacaaaattgacaaaatgacaaaattgacttacaaaagtcaattttgtctctcAAAAGTCGATTtagtatgcaaattagttcacagaatccaaactaaacaaatttgcatacaaaattgacttttgtctcacaaaaagtcaattttgtctcacaaaagtcgattttgtatgcaaattagttcacagaatccaaactaaacaaatttgcatacaaaattgaattttgtctcacaaaagtcaattttgtctcacacaattgacttttgtgttttaatttccatatcaggtaacaaaagtcaattttgtatgcaaataagtttatatttgcatacctttttgacaaaattgacttttgtcatgacaaaaatgaattttgtcatcacaaaattgaagttctcataaaacaagtctgtattacctagttttgtaagacaaaaatgattttgttatgacagaattgaattttgtacaaaaccacaagagtcccattcggtgCCCGTAGCTTCAACCTATTACAATACTGTATATGTCCTATtaaaatcgaaataattccttcatgtcatgctctaaaTGAACACAGAGCATGCAATGAAGGAATTGTTTTTTCATCAAtttgccgtttcagaatctaaaggacttaATGGGCATATTTATATTGTGTGTATCCCAAAATTAAAGTAACGTCACGTTATTACATGAATTTATCCCTACGTTTCACCTTCATATTAAAACCATTTTGGCAGCCTTCAATACTATAAAGTTAGCTAGATATGATTTGAAGTTTAATACATATtgattaaaatatacaaatacttaatgatttattttaaattaccccttattaaaaaataaaggcaacccTATAGACCCTGATAATTTTAGAGCTATTTCATTTATCAGCTGTTTGGGTAAATGGGCCATTCCAGCTATGTTTGCTATTTAAAAAGggattcaagattcaagattcaaagttttatttagagtcgatattcaataaactacataacacaagctctagtgagcttttcaaatcgacttaataacaaaatacaatacacacacacaatacaatatacacatacaaaagtcatgaaaacaacacaattttaaacatataatgaatagtaagataccataaatgacatatataagttaaaagcatatagtacacataaaacatagcacaagttaataataaTATTGCACAAATCATATaatcacacaaaaaataaaagtaaaaataaaacaggCATAAACACTATATGCATGCACTGCACTGGCATGAGCTGTTACTTGGATCCATGTTTGTACCAATTTTTTGAATTTGTCCAAAGATGTTTCCATTCGACAATGGTTCGGTAGCTCATTCCAGATTTGTGCAGCATTATAGCGAAACGATCTTAAGCCATACTTAGTAGTTCGAACTCTTGGGAGTACTGCTGTTTCCTGTGATCTTAAATCatacttgttaatttttatatcaatcaaatcatgaaaGTAGCTCGGactttttttgttaattattttaaatgtttctattGCAATTGTTTTTATTCTTCTTATTCTTAAAGATGGTAATTTAGATTTTTCTAGCAGTTTTTCGTAAGGAATATCATAATCTTCATAAATGAATCTTAGAGCTCTTTCTTgaattttttccattttaaaagaatttttttcacTACAGTAGTGCCAAATTACTGGACAATAGTTAAAATTCGAAAGTATGAAGGATGGATGGTCCTTCctgaggggtgtaaaatttatacatgttataccgcagtcccactaggccacgatcgcactacgatctgtgaaaaaaatataaattttgatgatcgtactACGATCGGGTAGATCACAGTatggtcgtatcacggtcgtggggaggtcttcaagatcgtgatgagcgtggccaactttgaacataatcgtggtgcggtcgtggcgaaatgaggtcgtagtagaagcgtagtgcgagagcactaagatcgtagtaagatcacaaaggtcgctgtaccatcgtaacGAGAGCGTAGCAAAAGCGTAATTCTTttcggagaaactgcgctacgatcttACAGCGACGTTATCACAACCTAAcaacgaccatcacgttctcactgcgacccaactacgctttcACTACGACTACACCACGCTGATCaaagtacgattctagcacgcccttaaAGCCTTTCCGTCCttatcacgctcttcttacgacctgactacgttcatactacgaccatcattctcattgtcattttcacataaaatataataaatctcTCCAGGTtctgtttgtctgtatgtaattaagacttcttgtccattttctctaactgCTCAACCATgattctcgtttttatatagatatgacctttggttttcccgtttgaatggttttatactagcaatttttggggccctttatagcttgctgttcggagtgagccaaggctccgtgtccttggcctataatggtttatttttataaattgttactttgacggagagttgtctgattggcactcataccacatcttcctatatctattgacacatctgtgtcatctctgctatcgttcactaaaatattgtcatttgagcttgatgtaccagcaataggttgtaatttaggttggattggtcagTCTTACATCTCTGCTTGAACAGGATTCGTaactatcagagctccctctgcctctgcATCAACCCCCACCACCACACCCAGGTGTACTAGTaaattttggtggcatgactgtattgtttccgcgaaatctacgtattaatcaggaATATAAAGAacggaactgtattgatatggaacacgatgttgacgttttTGCTGAGAAAGTAGTATTAAAGATCgcagtatgaacgtagtataattgtggtaagaacgtgctataatcgcagtagaagcatggtaagatcgtgttgcaatcggataactcgtggtatggtcgtagtgagaacgtgatgagcgtagaaagatcttgataagtgtagtgaggtcgcagaataagcgcggtgagaacgtggtataatcgtagcggggtcGTTGTaaaagcgtaatgaggacgtagtagtatcgtgaaagcaacgaaaatttacattttcatacagctcataccgcgacctcaccacgatctgaattcatttttagatcgcggtgagcgtggtgcgatcgtggtctagtgggactggggctttaggggtgtaatttttttttcatctgacacgtacaattatacacaaagaaacttCTGAGGGTCTTGCAGCAGTAAATAGATAGGTCATTTTCCCATAAAAGCCCATCCAcccaatatgaacagaaactctacatctgataggtagtttttcgtgatgttttttctatttgtttaaaaatatttctcccCATCCGtccccacctgtcagaaattaactggaatggtCCAATTATTTACTTCTAATATTACAAATTCTAGACTAAAATATTGTGCgaatgaaataattcaaattcCTCTTACAATGAATATCAGAAAATCAAGCTGGTTTTTTGAAAAGGATATGCAACAGCAGTGTTACATGCACTTGTATAATTAATTATAGATTTCATTTGGAAAACACACTTTTTGGTACGTTTATTTAGTTTAGAAACGCGTTTGACACTGTTCTACGAATTGATTATGGCAAAAACTACATTGGACAAATTGAGTTCCCACTCAAAAAATGTTCTATCATTTCatctaaaatcaatatttttcaaaaacatatcaCAAAGTGACTTTtggattaatttttaaattttttttttgaaaatacccctccataacatgatatatctgttaaaTTACACCGAATAGATTAGGACTGAAACTCTCTGTACAggtacagataaaaaaaattacttgtaagCTGTaatttacggaagcgtattagcgccacacattttttttttaatttttcttcttatgtttgcgttgtaacgcaaacctaaGCGTTATAACGCAACCCTTTGCGTTTgacgcaaacatttgcgatataacgcaaacatctttatttcaattattcattaagttttgtatatatgtccgtctgtcattcatttcggatttgatttactagtagataaaaaaagaaacatacatacaaggccaaatcattataataaatatgcataggaataatggattaattgaagtgcaattatacataaattaagactgatttgtgcatcagaaaagtatataatttaacaagaaaatatatatagtatatagtcatattaaaattgaaagatcaaaaataatgtcatacaattgtgaaacctccaagtcaa
The window above is part of the Mytilus galloprovincialis chromosome 4, xbMytGall1.hap1.1, whole genome shotgun sequence genome. Proteins encoded here:
- the LOC143071937 gene encoding uncharacterized protein LOC143071937, with product MAKLIFFVIFLVYGLPNIFARRNSREDLYNEWPGYGLQENLLRHARTANGISSAGPKKPTTGKSSAGPKKPATGTPENIKSQVLQLLNSKADGKSEIKAIEPIEFKKGPPVTTKGNPTKARSTGKKSKVVITKNGPTVKGKKNKTLTSLQNEIKKLQKKITPKPKSTTVSQKKTLTKVEKSKNPKSKATSTKIKKKEVKNSKKIITKPTKGKSKSGTKKVTKAKSKKTKKGSKKNSGKKKVTKSKSKKNGKVTNTKKIKEDTKYKNGKEKIKTKTITNVLSNKSGKNKNKTKVTKKGLKNDPKKKKVNIKINLKTAATKLKVKPISIKLKQPAIKNVIAKLKKVKKIETKKLLKKLQKVKVAETSKLDSKLGKIKETQSKKIKDEPKKIQKVETKKLNNLLDKMKKVEKVKLTDKLQKIKHDETKKLNVKLEKIKQLKTKELKADSQKVQKIEAKNIKTELKKVKKAEIKKLDTKLESIKQAKTDNLKAKLEKIKEAKISVIKTKPKKKQQAKINKLNTKLEKMKEVGKKKINAEVKQIKQAKKNEIVAKVEKIKQAKIEKIEALPKKIEKTQAKIIKAKLQEMKQEETKKLDNKLKQIKQVKTKALNAKLNNIKQKETSIIKTKPKDKQQTKIKKLNTKLKEIKKAEKKKIGAKLNEIKQAKKSEIKVELKEVKKAAKKLDTKLKKTKQVETKKLTAKIKHIKQEKMKDVKEKLKKVVQVAKIKIKSEPKKVQAVKKKELKAKVKKLKKAETKKVKDKIVKIKKAETKKIKAKLEKIKEVGTKKIEKKLKKMESKPIVISTPTVTGVKKVKLIKKIKQAKKNLKTELKKEKQVETKNLTAKIKNIKQDKMEKVKEKLKKVKQVGIKKISTKPKKVQAVKKIELKAKLKELKKVETKKVKEKINEIKKVETKKIKANLDKIKKVETKKIKKMVKEMKKSPIVISKAITGEKIKSLTTQPIKSVQLNSKAKDLKSDIQAIIKGKTSDIIKPTTSKLDKAMNLSTEIGKIKHPKSEILKEELSKLKQEVKTKELKAKLDRIQEVKSKKIETKLEKMKQVKTKKLKTELKKMKQAETKLLKDKIKELGQAKTMKLKAKIEKMEKKKTKKLKTKLKKLEKDKMKKLKVAVKKLEKATEKKLKAAAKKIKKANEKTLKAELKRKQATEQIKKKTNIQEKSALNKMMKMIKTLKSEQKKIDAKPVNGTKVISDIKGKQGNITKTSIKEKKKPTKKGVVKIVTKIVKGKALRKDAIIGEILESKSKTKTTKGVNKAILKNMFGGKANSDKKKPKQKAAEKLLKKLVIAEVKKENVLGKKIKPSAKKQLLKAIIKDVKKIVKGKALEKKTTTEILKSIKNKTPLQKEIMKDVKKIVKGNELKQIKIAGKPVSKKKTLLNMFGGKSNSDKKKPKQKAAEKLLKKLVIAEVKKENVLGKKIKPSAKKQLLKAIIKDVKKIVKGKALKKKTTTEILKSIKNKTPLQKEIMKDVKKIVKGNALKQNKSAGKPVSKKKTLKNLFGEESNSDKKKPKQKAAEKLVKKLVKAEVKKEKVFQKTKPSEKKQLMKAILKDVTKIVKGKELKKKTTTEILKSIKKNTPLHKKIMKDVKKIVKGNSLKQNILAGKPVSKKTTLQNLFGGKSSSDKKKPKQIAAEKLVKKLVKAEVKKEKVFQKTKPSEKKQLMKAILKDVTKIVKGKELKKKTTTEILKSIKKNTPLHKKIMKDVKKIVKGNALKQNILAGKPVSKKTTLQNLFGGKSSSDKKKPKQKAAEKLVKKLVIAEVKKEKVFQKTKPSEKKKLMKAILKDVTKVVKGKALKKKTTTEILKSIKKNTPLHKKIMKDVKKIVKGNSLKQNILAGKPVSKKQTLKNMFGVKSNSDKKKPKQKAAEKLLKKLVIAEVKKEKVFGKKTKPSEKKQLMKAIIKDVKKIVKGKALKKKTTTEILKSIKNKTPLHKAILKDVKKIVKGNALKQNKVAGLPVKKKTPLHKAILKDVKKFVKGKALKQNKLAGIPGSKKKTTLNKAILKDVKKFVKGSALKQNKLAGILGSKKKTPLKKAILKDVKKFVKGKALKQNKLAGILGSKKKTPLKEAILKDVKKFVKGKALKQNKIAGVLGLKKKTPIHKAIVTDVKKMVKGKALKKNKLTKMFDSKKKTPLHKVIMKDVKKMVKQKALKKNGTKPGVKSGEKNDTLSVLKKLLSKKPAEITANNTANTTANAIINKATGTILEKGIQVKKEANLIKSKIEKMLYRANTMKKGASPKLALKIEKMADVIKDQVDEIVTEKNKENSVSMDGLYGANSPMYSSLMHLEVDLLKLLDYMEHSQVKMGDTFQSKELKKELKSATSNDVNVFNKQLGTVMKKMQGIDKKIKEEHKNIIG